The following DNA comes from Camelina sativa cultivar DH55 chromosome 14, Cs, whole genome shotgun sequence.
CTACAGAAGTTAACTTTTAATTAAGAGATACTCCTAAACTAGGATGAATTCCATTGGCAAAGAGGAGTCATGTGAAATCTTGCCTTGAGAATACTCTCAGCTTGCAGAGGAGTGTCCCATAAACCTGAATGAGGATTCTTGTAGAAGTAACCTCCATGAGCCCAGTCACGTCCTTTCGGCGCATATAAAACTAGCCAGCCTTCATCACGTGCCCAATGAACAAGCATCGCCAAAGCAATACTCTTTCCACATTTAACAGGGCCATCCAAGACAATCTGTTTCTTAAGTTTGACACCTTTTACCCAAAAAGAGAAgcaatgattaaaaaaaacttaacggcATTACAGATCCCAAATAAGGTCATATGACAAGCAAGACTAAGCCAACAGACTACATTGCTTACGTTTCTAAGGAGAAAATACAACCTGCTACTATACTTAAAGAAAACAACCTAACGGACAAAAAGgatcaacaaaaaaagactCACCTTTACCGTCACTTGGCCACATGGGAGGATCAGCAATGCGTCTGAAATTATCCCTAAGAGACAAGAAACTTTTTCTCACAAGCAAAGCAGGTCTCCATGATTCCTTAAACTCATCTTTAATCCCTGAAGCCAAACCCTCCGGCAGAACTGTTTCCAAAGCTGCCTCACTATAACATTTCCACATTATACATAAACATCAACACACACAatgatacatacaaaaaaaattctgaaaaatatTAACAGAAGAATATCAGATAGAATTTGAGATTACTCGAATTTGAAGTAGGAGCCGATATCCTTATGAGAAAGCTGCGATAGTGTAGTATCTTTGGGAGTAAAGAGAGGCCTTCCATTAGGACCTACATCTAGAGACGGGATCTTCTCATCATCAGCTAACCTTTTGGCTCGACCGGCTTCGAGGTCATCTCCACCGCCGGCTCCAAACTCTCCGTCCTCGGCTCCGGCTGCATTAGGATCGCCGCCGCCTTTAGGTTTGGATTTTTTGCCTTCAGCCTTCTTCGTCTTGGTGATTGAAGATTTCGTACTCTTGGAAGATGAAAAGCATCGATGATGCGCATGATCTAAACTCGGGACAAGTGTTCCCACGGCGGCGGCTGAGTTCGGCGCTGAGAAATGAGAAACGGTATCATTTAGAATCGAAGAACTCCGATTCAATTTTAGATTCCCGGCGGCGATTCTTACGAGGGGCCTCCACATTTCGCTggcttcgtctctctctctctctctctctcactcacacacacactctctcgTCACCGTCAAAGGTTTTAGGGAGGGATTTGGACGCAAATCTGACGACCAAAAGGAAAGAGGGGCTGAAGCAGCGAGCGAGCTAACTAAGTGGCAAACTTGTAatttttgacttatttttttacttatgacTTTAAGCCCATTATTGAATGGGCCGACAGATATATAGCGTGTTTGAGATGAAAAGATTTGAGTCCATTTCCTGATATGATTACGTCACGTATCTATTTAACCTTCTCGTTtgtgtaatttgttttctttttgccagctataatttatttttttaatacatttgaTATAGAAATATCGTTAGTTTTTCTAATCAATAAacgaatatttattttattgatatcCGCCGATATATGTAGTATAAGGTATGAGAtaactattttgtaaaaatatcaagttatttgttttaacttttttaatcacgagaaataattatattatttaatttatggttttgatcccacgatttttttttccaactttgttatatatgtagGTTTATAGTTAGGTAGCCAACTAGCAAAACaagcattttctttttttttttttaggtcaaaCTAATactatagtttaaaaaaaactttaacgccatctaattttatttaactacGCGGTAAAGTAAGAGCCAATAGAGAATGTCACATCCGATAAAATTGGGGCCAATAGAATAACGAAATTTGTCGAATTGTCAAAAAtgaataagcaaaaaaaaaagaaagaccaatattttaataataaagtgGGGGAAGGAAAGAAGAATCAATTATGAGAAAACCATTTTTTGGAGTGGTTATTGTGGATTTTACCACTTTTTGAATAGTTTGTGGATTTTACCATTTTTtaggttacaaaaatttgattaaacatgtgttttatttgttatgtttggGTTTATTCGGTTCTATTTATTCttaggatttagtatttggtATTAAGtatgtattgtattttgaaaaaaaaccaaaaatacgtatttttttccttctcaaaaGTGGTAATATTCGTAAACTTTTCGAAAAATGgtatatccaaaatatttttttcaaaaagtggCATTTTTAACAAGTAtcccaagaaagaaagaaaacaaggaaagggaaagcaagagaaaTGGCGATCTACCGTTAAAGATAATAACAATacaatttgtgtgtgtgtgtgtgagtgtgtgtcTCCCATATCTTTTTAGGTACTCCGTACTCCCTCCCACTAGATGTGTGCTCATCAAAAGACTAGGCTAAATgtataaagtaattaaaaatgatttttcaCTGAGATTGTTACAATATAGACTACAACtcatatcaaattaaatatttgtcttCACTAATATGATTCCATTAAATTAATGTTGGCCGACCGACTAAATATAACATCACCCAAGTTGTGACTTGTGAACACGTCNaagaaaaaaaaaaaaaaaaaagaaagaccaaagttttttaataaagtggggaaggaaagaaaacaaaggaaaaggAAAGCAAGAGAAATGGCGATCTAACGTTGAAGATAATATAACAAGacaatttgtgtgtgtgtgtgtgtgtgtgagtaaGTGTGTGTCTCCGATATCCTTTTATTATCCTTTCATGGCGGATAACACGAGAACTGTCCAGAggctcttcatcttcttcttcactactaCTCCTCTCTAacgttttcctctctttttttttgtttcctttcctGAAATACTGGGATATATCAGCTATGGCTGCTGCTATGGCCTCTGCTTCTGGTTCTGCTCTTTGCTTCACTGATGCTTCTACCTCTCGAGCTCTCTGCTTTGCTCCCAGTCCTAGAAGATCAATTACGTTTGGCTTTGTTGATAAATCTCTTGTCAATCTCGATCAGCGATTAAGGTTTCTTTTTCAATTCAATCCATTGGTTATATATCTATCAAATCAAGTTTGTAATTACTACGACTTTGTTTCTGAAATCTAGTTGTATCTTTTGGATTGGGTTGAAGAtgatctttgtttctctctgcTTTATTTGGGATATTtatgtgttcttcttctctactaATTCAATCAATTCTGTGTTATNNNNNNNNNNNNNNNNNNNNNNNNNNTATTTAGATTATCCAATTTGAAGACCCGAGCATCAAATGCTACTGCTGTGGAGGTATATGGAAATGAATTTGGATTTACACAAGAAAGAGGacactaattaataataaatagactctcaagtttgatttttgtttttcttgattcaGAAGAATGGAAGTGCGGCTGATTCTGATAAAGTACCAACTCCAGTTGTCATTATCGACCAAGATTCTGACCCTGATGCTACCGTTGTCGAAGTTACCTTTGGTGACCGTCTTGGTGCTCTTCTTGACACTGTAAAATGATGACTTGTTCTTTTAActcccttttttttcctttgcgAGTTTTTGATTGCTTCTTGATCTGATCAGTCTTTTATAATATCCAGATGAATGCGCTCAAGAACTTAGGCTTGAATGTCGTCAAGGCAAATGTTTACCTCGATTCTTCCGGAAAGCACAACAAGTTTGCCATTACTAAAGCGTATGTCTTTTCATACCATCTAAGAAGTTTTTTGAGTGATAAGAGTCGTTTAGATTGTTAATGTTGTTTACTTTTGACTTTGTAAGAGAGAGTTGACTTTGGAATTGAGTTTTGTGCTGACTCTATTGTTCTGAAACAGGGATAGTGGCAGAAAAGTAGAAGACCCTGAGTTGCTTGAGGCTATTCGTCTCACTGTCATAAACAATTTGCTTGAGTTTCATCCTGTAAGCTACTTGTGTCCTAATAATATCCTCTCTTTTTAAATTTCCTATGTTACATAGTTTCTCAACTCTTTAACATTGCTTCTCGATGATTTGGATCAGGAATCAAGTTCTCAATTAGCTATGGGAGCAGCTTTTGGTGTTCTTCCTCCAACTGAACCGGTAAACAAATCCTTAAAATGTGATGTTGTTTGTATATAACTTTATCATCTAACATtaactgctcttcctcttcccGGTCATGTACAGCTAAGATATAAGAATTAGAGATAACAAAGACTtaactaataataattaacaatttttgaTTTGGCGGGTCAATGTAGAGGACAAGTATTAAAACTTCATTATAGTATTCACTTTTgatgaagaagggaagaagCACGCAACTTCGAAGTTAGTcccaaaacttattttgattgtttgtgtttattGTCAGATCGATGTGGACATAGCAACACATATAAGCATTGAAGATGATGGACCAGACCGCAGGTTAAACAAAACCCATACCTTATCAACAACTCTATCACCATATCTTCATTTATCCATCGaaatgcatatatttttttagtactACTATATGATTTTATCATTGATTCGTAACTATATGTTGAGGATGCAGTTTACTCTTCATAGAAACAGCGGATAGACCTGGACTATTAGTTGAGCTGGTGAAGATCATTTCAGATATCAGCGTGGCTGTCGAATCTGGAGAATTCGATACTGAGGTAATTAAGAATCTTAAGTTTAAACACTAGACCTTCTTACTATGTGTAAAGTTTAAACATACATATAAtattcctctcttctctcatgTTGATGATTCTTATTGTTGTATGTGAAACAAATAGGGTTTGCTGGCTAAGGTAAAGTTCCATGTAAGCTACAAGAACAAAGCCCTAATCAAGCCTCTCCAGCAGGTAAAAGTTTACAAATCAGACTTTTCTCTTAATGAATGAGTCGAAATGATTTTACTGAAATGAAAGCAAATTTGGTTTTGTAGGTTCTTACTAATAGTATGAGGTACTTCTTGAGGCGTCCATCAACTGACGAGTCAAGTTTCTGATAATGCCATTTTTACAAACTCTGAAAATCTCATTCGTCTGTGACTACTTTTTTACccccttttttgtttgtttcacatTTGACCAAAATAAACTGCTTCATTTAAAGTAGACATCTCATACACCTGTAATAGTAACATTCTCCATTATTCATCAAATTTACCTTCATCCACAACCTGTCAAATCTGATTATCTAGATTGCTTGAAGTAATATAGAGGATTTTTGTTTGACACAAGCAAAGATCAAGCCAAGCACATTTGAAGAAAGTTAGATTGCAAATACGGGCAAACAAGTCTTAAATTCCCCTAGTTATACAAATTCAGAGAGTACAAATCTTTTTCCctgttttttttcagaaaaaaggATTCAGATAAAACCTTGAGATAGAGTTTCAccatatataatgttatttaaA
Coding sequences within:
- the LOC104740371 gene encoding uncharacterized protein LOC104740371 — protein: MWRPLVRIAAGNLKLNRSSSILNDTVSHFSAPNSAAAVGTLVPSLDHAHHRCFSSSKSTKSSITKTKKAEGKKSKPKGGGDPNAAGAEDGEFGAGGGDDLEAGRAKRLADDEKIPSLDVGPNGRPLFTPKDTTLSQLSHKDIGSYFKFDEAALETVLPEGLASGIKDEFKESWRPALLVRKSFLSLRDNFRRIADPPMWPSDGKGVKLKKQIVLDGPVKCGKSIALAMLVHWARDEGWLVLYAPKGRDWAHGGYFYKNPHSGLWDTPLQAESILKDFVKFNESRLRELRCKIHDPIVLGEGAGVGYLKGADTMPVPEHSTLYDLVQMGIKSTHASVNVVVRLRKELSLVKDVPVLIAIDQYNSWFTFSEFEEPVTPRSCRPIHARELTTVNAFRSMMHEDMMVGAFSHSTAVGKLRKDLPDVPVDARLPFPRYSLEEAEAVCYYYLRQRLVRREVFTEENWKKIYYLANGNGAEMRWLAPFMR
- the LOC104740372 gene encoding ACT domain-containing protein ACR11 isoform X1 encodes the protein MAAAMASASGSALCFTDASTSRALCFAPSPRRSITFGFVDKSLVNLDQRLRLSNLKTRASNATAVEKNGSAADSDKVPTPVVIIDQDSDPDATVVEVTFGDRLGALLDTMNALKNLGLNVVKANVYLDSSGKHNKFAITKADSGRKVEDPELLEAIRLTVINNLLEFHPESSSQLAMGAAFGVLPPTEPIDVDIATHISIEDDGPDRSLLFIETADRPGLLVELVKIISDISVAVESGEFDTEGLLAKVKFHVSYKNKALIKPLQQVLTNSMRYFLRRPSTDESSF
- the LOC104740372 gene encoding ACT domain-containing protein ACR11 isoform X2; protein product: MAAAMASASGSALCFTDASTSRALCFAPSPRRSITFGFVDKSLVNLDQRLRLSNLKTRASNATAVENGSAADSDKVPTPVVIIDQDSDPDATVVEVTFGDRLGALLDTMNALKNLGLNVVKANVYLDSSGKHNKFAITKADSGRKVEDPELLEAIRLTVINNLLEFHPESSSQLAMGAAFGVLPPTEPIDVDIATHISIEDDGPDRSLLFIETADRPGLLVELVKIISDISVAVESGEFDTEGLLAKVKFHVSYKNKALIKPLQQVLTNSMRYFLRRPSTDESSF